In Mytilus edulis chromosome 7, xbMytEdul2.2, whole genome shotgun sequence, a single genomic region encodes these proteins:
- the LOC139481350 gene encoding transcription factor ETV6-like isoform X13, with the protein MEEATTLSKHPQQWTKHEVGVWLKWCSDEFCIEPIPPDRIDMNGKALCLLKRSDFMERIPKNGDLLFNALQKLIQNKVSLTSPMSSMCSGGATVPMSPFHIKTEPISPLLHPLVFTSANTQTTSMHAPSIPRPCVPILPRTQSTILPPSCSNSINSNKSFSNTVSTVPGSILSPASSTVDTESASSDNGSVSDPEGHENDSRPTEPTNERFLPTTIKTEIQHSIQSAFQPLNNNTRPDSGTECRLLWEFIHQLLQNPMFSQLVCWESEKELIFRINNPTGLAHMWGKQKNRTNMTYEKLSRALRYYYRMNIIKKVSGKRLTYKFMQQPSTIQKGQRGAKPHNKCDIPLFSSSNRFQYSGLKDEPLEDKTQQKPPPLSPAINEIHHELENHRHLKRQSPTDISKPSGRNSTKYLQSKTLDIENYEHTAYQLGNGDMSNSNFKQLSPNFHIPSTSYEKSKASKLPPLMVRANVTNDVKYSPDVKLNLGVYGMHSPLSFHQNNKHHVINDSLKQQYFEGMTSPTFSRSQFNDDPQDEPEDLSFSPKKQRLDSESNSGKMSPSDEEQQHISKEEENNILPLLINYKKTAISTNS; encoded by the exons ATGGAAGAAGCAACAACTTTAT cCAAACACCCCCAGCAATGGACAaaacatgaagtaggtgtatggCTCAAATGGTGCTCCGACGAATTTTGTATCGAGCCAATACCACCCGACAGAATAGACATGAATG GTAAAGCGTTATGTTTGTTAAAGCGAAGTGACTTTATGGAAAGAATACCAAAGAATGGAGATCTCTTATTCAATGCTTTACAAAAACTCATTCAGAATAAAG TTAGCTTAACCAGTCCGATGTCTTCAATGTGCAGTGGTGGGGCTACTGTTCCTATGAGTCCATTTCATATCAAAACTG aaCCCATATCCCCGTTGTTGCATCCTTTAGTTTTTACATCAGCAAATACTCAGACGACATCTATGCACGCGCCAAGCATACCACGCCCATGTGTTCCAATATTACCTCGTACACAGTCAACGATTCTCCCGCCATCCTGTAGTAATTCTATCAATTCAAACAAGTCGTTCAGCAATACAGTGTCAACAGTGCCAGGTA GTATATTGAGTCCAGCTTCAAGTACTGTGGATACTGAGAGTGCCTCAAGTGATAATGGATCTGTATCAGACCCAGAAG GACATGAAAACGACAGTCGTCCAACAGAGCCGACTAACGAACGGTTTCTACCAACCACCATTAAAACAGAGATACAACATTCCATACAGTCGGCATTCCAGCCTCTTAATAATAACACAAGACCAGACTCAGGAACTG AATGTCGCTTGTTGTGGGAGTTCATTCATCAGTTACTGCAAAATCCTATGTTCAGTCAGTTAGTGTGTTGGGAAAGTGAAAAGGAACTTATATTTAGAATCAACAACCCTACAGGCCTAGCTCATATGTGGGGGAAACAAAAAAATAGGACAAATATGACGTATGAGAAATTGTCAAGAGCTTTGAGATATTATTACAGGATGAACATTATCAAGAAAGTATCTGGGAAACGCCTTACTTATAA ATTTATGCAACAACCATCAACGATACAAAAAGGACAACGAGGTGCTAAACCACATAACAAGTGTGATATACCTTTATTTTCGTCATCAAATCGATTCCAGTATTCGGGTCTAAAAGATGAGCCATTAGAAgataaaacacaacaaaaaccTCCTCCTCTTAGTCCTGCAATAAATGAGATTCATCATGAATTGGAAAATCACAGACATCTAAAGAGACAAAGCCCAACAGACATTTCAAAGCCTTCTGGTAGAAATTCTACAAAATATTTGCAATCAAAAACTCTTGATATTGAAAACTATGAACATACTGCTTATCAGTTAGGAAATGGAGACAtgtcaaattcaaattttaaacaattatcacCAAACTTTCATATTCCATCCACCTCCTATGAGAAAAGTAAGGCATCGAAACTACCACCGCTTATGGTCAGGGCGAATGTGACTAATGATGTTAAATATTCTCCGGATGTTAAACTCAATCTGGGTGTTTATGGGATGCATAGTCCATTAAGCTTTCATCAAAACAATAAACATCATGTAATTAATGATTCTTTAAAGCAACAATACTTTGAGGGAATGACTTCCCCAACTTTTTCAAGAAGTCAATTTAATGATGACCCTCAGGATGAACCAGAAGACCTGTCCTTTTCACCAAAGAAACAACGACTCGACTCGGAATCAAATTCCGGCAAAATGTCTCCTTCAGATGAAGAACAACAACATATTTCTAAAGAAGAAGAGAACAATATATTACCATtgttgattaattataaaaagacTGCTATCAGCACAAACAGCTGA
- the LOC139481350 gene encoding transcription factor ETV6-like isoform X12, which produces MEEATTLSKHPQQWTKHEVGVWLKWCSDEFCIEPIPPDRIDMNAIIVGKALCLLKRSDFMERIPKNGDLLFNALQKLIQNKVSLTSPMSSMCSGGATVPMSPFHIKTEPISPLLHPLVFTSANTQTTSMHAPSIPRPCVPILPRTQSTILPPSCSNSINSNKSFSNTVSTVPGSILSPASSTVDTESASSDNGSVSDPEGHENDSRPTEPTNERFLPTTIKTEIQHSIQSAFQPLNNNTRPDSGTECRLLWEFIHQLLQNPMFSQLVCWESEKELIFRINNPTGLAHMWGKQKNRTNMTYEKLSRALRYYYRMNIIKKVSGKRLTYKFMQQPSTIQKGQRGAKPHNKCDIPLFSSSNRFQYSGLKDEPLEDKTQQKPPPLSPAINEIHHELENHRHLKRQSPTDISKPSGRNSTKYLQSKTLDIENYEHTAYQLGNGDMSNSNFKQLSPNFHIPSTSYEKSKASKLPPLMVRANVTNDVKYSPDVKLNLGVYGMHSPLSFHQNNKHHVINDSLKQQYFEGMTSPTFSRSQFNDDPQDEPEDLSFSPKKQRLDSESNSGKMSPSDEEQQHISKEEENNILPLLINYKKTAISTNS; this is translated from the exons ATGGAAGAAGCAACAACTTTAT cCAAACACCCCCAGCAATGGACAaaacatgaagtaggtgtatggCTCAAATGGTGCTCCGACGAATTTTGTATCGAGCCAATACCACCCGACAGAATAGACATGAATG caATTATTGTAGGTAAAGCGTTATGTTTGTTAAAGCGAAGTGACTTTATGGAAAGAATACCAAAGAATGGAGATCTCTTATTCAATGCTTTACAAAAACTCATTCAGAATAAAG TTAGCTTAACCAGTCCGATGTCTTCAATGTGCAGTGGTGGGGCTACTGTTCCTATGAGTCCATTTCATATCAAAACTG aaCCCATATCCCCGTTGTTGCATCCTTTAGTTTTTACATCAGCAAATACTCAGACGACATCTATGCACGCGCCAAGCATACCACGCCCATGTGTTCCAATATTACCTCGTACACAGTCAACGATTCTCCCGCCATCCTGTAGTAATTCTATCAATTCAAACAAGTCGTTCAGCAATACAGTGTCAACAGTGCCAGGTA GTATATTGAGTCCAGCTTCAAGTACTGTGGATACTGAGAGTGCCTCAAGTGATAATGGATCTGTATCAGACCCAGAAG GACATGAAAACGACAGTCGTCCAACAGAGCCGACTAACGAACGGTTTCTACCAACCACCATTAAAACAGAGATACAACATTCCATACAGTCGGCATTCCAGCCTCTTAATAATAACACAAGACCAGACTCAGGAACTG AATGTCGCTTGTTGTGGGAGTTCATTCATCAGTTACTGCAAAATCCTATGTTCAGTCAGTTAGTGTGTTGGGAAAGTGAAAAGGAACTTATATTTAGAATCAACAACCCTACAGGCCTAGCTCATATGTGGGGGAAACAAAAAAATAGGACAAATATGACGTATGAGAAATTGTCAAGAGCTTTGAGATATTATTACAGGATGAACATTATCAAGAAAGTATCTGGGAAACGCCTTACTTATAA ATTTATGCAACAACCATCAACGATACAAAAAGGACAACGAGGTGCTAAACCACATAACAAGTGTGATATACCTTTATTTTCGTCATCAAATCGATTCCAGTATTCGGGTCTAAAAGATGAGCCATTAGAAgataaaacacaacaaaaaccTCCTCCTCTTAGTCCTGCAATAAATGAGATTCATCATGAATTGGAAAATCACAGACATCTAAAGAGACAAAGCCCAACAGACATTTCAAAGCCTTCTGGTAGAAATTCTACAAAATATTTGCAATCAAAAACTCTTGATATTGAAAACTATGAACATACTGCTTATCAGTTAGGAAATGGAGACAtgtcaaattcaaattttaaacaattatcacCAAACTTTCATATTCCATCCACCTCCTATGAGAAAAGTAAGGCATCGAAACTACCACCGCTTATGGTCAGGGCGAATGTGACTAATGATGTTAAATATTCTCCGGATGTTAAACTCAATCTGGGTGTTTATGGGATGCATAGTCCATTAAGCTTTCATCAAAACAATAAACATCATGTAATTAATGATTCTTTAAAGCAACAATACTTTGAGGGAATGACTTCCCCAACTTTTTCAAGAAGTCAATTTAATGATGACCCTCAGGATGAACCAGAAGACCTGTCCTTTTCACCAAAGAAACAACGACTCGACTCGGAATCAAATTCCGGCAAAATGTCTCCTTCAGATGAAGAACAACAACATATTTCTAAAGAAGAAGAGAACAATATATTACCATtgttgattaattataaaaagacTGCTATCAGCACAAACAGCTGA
- the LOC139481350 gene encoding transcription factor ETV6-like isoform X5 gives MQSVMFNIWPSTIYQPPQLSCNAQQTVLPASLAKHPQQWTKHEVGVWLKWCSDEFCIEPIPPDRIDMNAIIVGKALCLLKRSDFMERIPKNGDLLFNALQKLIQNKVSLTSPMSSMCSGGATVPMSPFHIKTEPISPLLHPLVFTSANTQTTSMHAPSIPRPCVPILPRTQSTILPPSCSNSINSNKSFSNTVSTVPGSILSPASSTVDTESASSDNGSVSDPEGHENDSRPTEPTNERFLPTTIKTEIQHSIQSAFQPLNNNTRPDSGTECRLLWEFIHQLLQNPMFSQLVCWESEKELIFRINNPTGLAHMWGKQKNRTNMTYEKLSRALRYYYRMNIIKKVSGKRLTYKFMQQPSTIQKGQRGAKPHNKCDIPLFSSSNRFQYSGLKDEPLEDKTQQKPPPLSPAINEIHHELENHRHLKRQSPTDISKPSGRNSTKYLQSKTLDIENYEHTAYQLGNGDMSNSNFKQLSPNFHIPSTSYEKSKASKLPPLMVRANVTNDVKYSPDVKLNLGVYGMHSPLSFHQNNKHHVINDSLKQQYFEGMTSPTFSRSQFNDDPQDEPEDLSFSPKKQRLDSESNSGKMSPSDEEQQHISKEEENNILPLLINYKKTAISTNS, from the exons cCAAACACCCCCAGCAATGGACAaaacatgaagtaggtgtatggCTCAAATGGTGCTCCGACGAATTTTGTATCGAGCCAATACCACCCGACAGAATAGACATGAATG caATTATTGTAGGTAAAGCGTTATGTTTGTTAAAGCGAAGTGACTTTATGGAAAGAATACCAAAGAATGGAGATCTCTTATTCAATGCTTTACAAAAACTCATTCAGAATAAAG TTAGCTTAACCAGTCCGATGTCTTCAATGTGCAGTGGTGGGGCTACTGTTCCTATGAGTCCATTTCATATCAAAACTG aaCCCATATCCCCGTTGTTGCATCCTTTAGTTTTTACATCAGCAAATACTCAGACGACATCTATGCACGCGCCAAGCATACCACGCCCATGTGTTCCAATATTACCTCGTACACAGTCAACGATTCTCCCGCCATCCTGTAGTAATTCTATCAATTCAAACAAGTCGTTCAGCAATACAGTGTCAACAGTGCCAGGTA GTATATTGAGTCCAGCTTCAAGTACTGTGGATACTGAGAGTGCCTCAAGTGATAATGGATCTGTATCAGACCCAGAAG GACATGAAAACGACAGTCGTCCAACAGAGCCGACTAACGAACGGTTTCTACCAACCACCATTAAAACAGAGATACAACATTCCATACAGTCGGCATTCCAGCCTCTTAATAATAACACAAGACCAGACTCAGGAACTG AATGTCGCTTGTTGTGGGAGTTCATTCATCAGTTACTGCAAAATCCTATGTTCAGTCAGTTAGTGTGTTGGGAAAGTGAAAAGGAACTTATATTTAGAATCAACAACCCTACAGGCCTAGCTCATATGTGGGGGAAACAAAAAAATAGGACAAATATGACGTATGAGAAATTGTCAAGAGCTTTGAGATATTATTACAGGATGAACATTATCAAGAAAGTATCTGGGAAACGCCTTACTTATAA ATTTATGCAACAACCATCAACGATACAAAAAGGACAACGAGGTGCTAAACCACATAACAAGTGTGATATACCTTTATTTTCGTCATCAAATCGATTCCAGTATTCGGGTCTAAAAGATGAGCCATTAGAAgataaaacacaacaaaaaccTCCTCCTCTTAGTCCTGCAATAAATGAGATTCATCATGAATTGGAAAATCACAGACATCTAAAGAGACAAAGCCCAACAGACATTTCAAAGCCTTCTGGTAGAAATTCTACAAAATATTTGCAATCAAAAACTCTTGATATTGAAAACTATGAACATACTGCTTATCAGTTAGGAAATGGAGACAtgtcaaattcaaattttaaacaattatcacCAAACTTTCATATTCCATCCACCTCCTATGAGAAAAGTAAGGCATCGAAACTACCACCGCTTATGGTCAGGGCGAATGTGACTAATGATGTTAAATATTCTCCGGATGTTAAACTCAATCTGGGTGTTTATGGGATGCATAGTCCATTAAGCTTTCATCAAAACAATAAACATCATGTAATTAATGATTCTTTAAAGCAACAATACTTTGAGGGAATGACTTCCCCAACTTTTTCAAGAAGTCAATTTAATGATGACCCTCAGGATGAACCAGAAGACCTGTCCTTTTCACCAAAGAAACAACGACTCGACTCGGAATCAAATTCCGGCAAAATGTCTCCTTCAGATGAAGAACAACAACATATTTCTAAAGAAGAAGAGAACAATATATTACCATtgttgattaattataaaaagacTGCTATCAGCACAAACAGCTGA
- the LOC139481350 gene encoding transcription factor ETV6-like isoform X6, with product MQSVMFNIWPSTIYQPPQLSCNAQQTVLPASLAKHPQQWTKHEVGVWLKWCSDEFCIEPIPPDRIDMNGKALCLLKRSDFMERIPKNGDLLFNALQKLIQNKVSLTSPMSSMCSGGATVPMSPFHIKTEPISPLLHPLVFTSANTQTTSMHAPSIPRPCVPILPRTQSTILPPSCSNSINSNKSFSNTVSTVPGSILSPASSTVDTESASSDNGSVSDPEGHENDSRPTEPTNERFLPTTIKTEIQHSIQSAFQPLNNNTRPDSGTECRLLWEFIHQLLQNPMFSQLVCWESEKELIFRINNPTGLAHMWGKQKNRTNMTYEKLSRALRYYYRMNIIKKVSGKRLTYKFMQQPSTIQKGQRGAKPHNKCDIPLFSSSNRFQYSGLKDEPLEDKTQQKPPPLSPAINEIHHELENHRHLKRQSPTDISKPSGRNSTKYLQSKTLDIENYEHTAYQLGNGDMSNSNFKQLSPNFHIPSTSYEKSKASKLPPLMVRANVTNDVKYSPDVKLNLGVYGMHSPLSFHQNNKHHVINDSLKQQYFEGMTSPTFSRSQFNDDPQDEPEDLSFSPKKQRLDSESNSGKMSPSDEEQQHISKEEENNILPLLINYKKTAISTNS from the exons cCAAACACCCCCAGCAATGGACAaaacatgaagtaggtgtatggCTCAAATGGTGCTCCGACGAATTTTGTATCGAGCCAATACCACCCGACAGAATAGACATGAATG GTAAAGCGTTATGTTTGTTAAAGCGAAGTGACTTTATGGAAAGAATACCAAAGAATGGAGATCTCTTATTCAATGCTTTACAAAAACTCATTCAGAATAAAG TTAGCTTAACCAGTCCGATGTCTTCAATGTGCAGTGGTGGGGCTACTGTTCCTATGAGTCCATTTCATATCAAAACTG aaCCCATATCCCCGTTGTTGCATCCTTTAGTTTTTACATCAGCAAATACTCAGACGACATCTATGCACGCGCCAAGCATACCACGCCCATGTGTTCCAATATTACCTCGTACACAGTCAACGATTCTCCCGCCATCCTGTAGTAATTCTATCAATTCAAACAAGTCGTTCAGCAATACAGTGTCAACAGTGCCAGGTA GTATATTGAGTCCAGCTTCAAGTACTGTGGATACTGAGAGTGCCTCAAGTGATAATGGATCTGTATCAGACCCAGAAG GACATGAAAACGACAGTCGTCCAACAGAGCCGACTAACGAACGGTTTCTACCAACCACCATTAAAACAGAGATACAACATTCCATACAGTCGGCATTCCAGCCTCTTAATAATAACACAAGACCAGACTCAGGAACTG AATGTCGCTTGTTGTGGGAGTTCATTCATCAGTTACTGCAAAATCCTATGTTCAGTCAGTTAGTGTGTTGGGAAAGTGAAAAGGAACTTATATTTAGAATCAACAACCCTACAGGCCTAGCTCATATGTGGGGGAAACAAAAAAATAGGACAAATATGACGTATGAGAAATTGTCAAGAGCTTTGAGATATTATTACAGGATGAACATTATCAAGAAAGTATCTGGGAAACGCCTTACTTATAA ATTTATGCAACAACCATCAACGATACAAAAAGGACAACGAGGTGCTAAACCACATAACAAGTGTGATATACCTTTATTTTCGTCATCAAATCGATTCCAGTATTCGGGTCTAAAAGATGAGCCATTAGAAgataaaacacaacaaaaaccTCCTCCTCTTAGTCCTGCAATAAATGAGATTCATCATGAATTGGAAAATCACAGACATCTAAAGAGACAAAGCCCAACAGACATTTCAAAGCCTTCTGGTAGAAATTCTACAAAATATTTGCAATCAAAAACTCTTGATATTGAAAACTATGAACATACTGCTTATCAGTTAGGAAATGGAGACAtgtcaaattcaaattttaaacaattatcacCAAACTTTCATATTCCATCCACCTCCTATGAGAAAAGTAAGGCATCGAAACTACCACCGCTTATGGTCAGGGCGAATGTGACTAATGATGTTAAATATTCTCCGGATGTTAAACTCAATCTGGGTGTTTATGGGATGCATAGTCCATTAAGCTTTCATCAAAACAATAAACATCATGTAATTAATGATTCTTTAAAGCAACAATACTTTGAGGGAATGACTTCCCCAACTTTTTCAAGAAGTCAATTTAATGATGACCCTCAGGATGAACCAGAAGACCTGTCCTTTTCACCAAAGAAACAACGACTCGACTCGGAATCAAATTCCGGCAAAATGTCTCCTTCAGATGAAGAACAACAACATATTTCTAAAGAAGAAGAGAACAATATATTACCATtgttgattaattataaaaagacTGCTATCAGCACAAACAGCTGA
- the LOC139481350 gene encoding transcription factor ETV6-like isoform X11, with the protein MFNIWPSTIYQPPQLSCNAQQTVLPASLAKHPQQWTKHEVGVWLKWCSDEFCIEPIPPDRIDMNGKALCLLKRSDFMERIPKNGDLLFNALQKLIQNKVSLTSPMSSMCSGGATVPMSPFHIKTEPISPLLHPLVFTSANTQTTSMHAPSIPRPCVPILPRTQSTILPPSCSNSINSNKSFSNTVSTVPGILSPASSTVDTESASSDNGSVSDPEGHENDSRPTEPTNERFLPTTIKTEIQHSIQSAFQPLNNNTRPDSGTECRLLWEFIHQLLQNPMFSQLVCWESEKELIFRINNPTGLAHMWGKQKNRTNMTYEKLSRALRYYYRMNIIKKVSGKRLTYKFMQQPSTIQKGQRGAKPHNKCDIPLFSSSNRFQYSGLKDEPLEDKTQQKPPPLSPAINEIHHELENHRHLKRQSPTDISKPSGRNSTKYLQSKTLDIENYEHTAYQLGNGDMSNSNFKQLSPNFHIPSTSYEKSKASKLPPLMVRANVTNDVKYSPDVKLNLGVYGMHSPLSFHQNNKHHVINDSLKQQYFEGMTSPTFSRSQFNDDPQDEPEDLSFSPKKQRLDSESNSGKMSPSDEEQQHISKEEENNILPLLINYKKTAISTNS; encoded by the exons cCAAACACCCCCAGCAATGGACAaaacatgaagtaggtgtatggCTCAAATGGTGCTCCGACGAATTTTGTATCGAGCCAATACCACCCGACAGAATAGACATGAATG GTAAAGCGTTATGTTTGTTAAAGCGAAGTGACTTTATGGAAAGAATACCAAAGAATGGAGATCTCTTATTCAATGCTTTACAAAAACTCATTCAGAATAAAG TTAGCTTAACCAGTCCGATGTCTTCAATGTGCAGTGGTGGGGCTACTGTTCCTATGAGTCCATTTCATATCAAAACTG aaCCCATATCCCCGTTGTTGCATCCTTTAGTTTTTACATCAGCAAATACTCAGACGACATCTATGCACGCGCCAAGCATACCACGCCCATGTGTTCCAATATTACCTCGTACACAGTCAACGATTCTCCCGCCATCCTGTAGTAATTCTATCAATTCAAACAAGTCGTTCAGCAATACAGTGTCAACAGTGCCAG GTATATTGAGTCCAGCTTCAAGTACTGTGGATACTGAGAGTGCCTCAAGTGATAATGGATCTGTATCAGACCCAGAAG GACATGAAAACGACAGTCGTCCAACAGAGCCGACTAACGAACGGTTTCTACCAACCACCATTAAAACAGAGATACAACATTCCATACAGTCGGCATTCCAGCCTCTTAATAATAACACAAGACCAGACTCAGGAACTG AATGTCGCTTGTTGTGGGAGTTCATTCATCAGTTACTGCAAAATCCTATGTTCAGTCAGTTAGTGTGTTGGGAAAGTGAAAAGGAACTTATATTTAGAATCAACAACCCTACAGGCCTAGCTCATATGTGGGGGAAACAAAAAAATAGGACAAATATGACGTATGAGAAATTGTCAAGAGCTTTGAGATATTATTACAGGATGAACATTATCAAGAAAGTATCTGGGAAACGCCTTACTTATAA ATTTATGCAACAACCATCAACGATACAAAAAGGACAACGAGGTGCTAAACCACATAACAAGTGTGATATACCTTTATTTTCGTCATCAAATCGATTCCAGTATTCGGGTCTAAAAGATGAGCCATTAGAAgataaaacacaacaaaaaccTCCTCCTCTTAGTCCTGCAATAAATGAGATTCATCATGAATTGGAAAATCACAGACATCTAAAGAGACAAAGCCCAACAGACATTTCAAAGCCTTCTGGTAGAAATTCTACAAAATATTTGCAATCAAAAACTCTTGATATTGAAAACTATGAACATACTGCTTATCAGTTAGGAAATGGAGACAtgtcaaattcaaattttaaacaattatcacCAAACTTTCATATTCCATCCACCTCCTATGAGAAAAGTAAGGCATCGAAACTACCACCGCTTATGGTCAGGGCGAATGTGACTAATGATGTTAAATATTCTCCGGATGTTAAACTCAATCTGGGTGTTTATGGGATGCATAGTCCATTAAGCTTTCATCAAAACAATAAACATCATGTAATTAATGATTCTTTAAAGCAACAATACTTTGAGGGAATGACTTCCCCAACTTTTTCAAGAAGTCAATTTAATGATGACCCTCAGGATGAACCAGAAGACCTGTCCTTTTCACCAAAGAAACAACGACTCGACTCGGAATCAAATTCCGGCAAAATGTCTCCTTCAGATGAAGAACAACAACATATTTCTAAAGAAGAAGAGAACAATATATTACCATtgttgattaattataaaaagacTGCTATCAGCACAAACAGCTGA
- the LOC139481350 gene encoding transcription factor ETV6-like isoform X7 — translation MFNIWPSTIYQPPQLSCNAQQTVLPASLAKHPQQWTKHEVGVWLKWCSDEFCIEPIPPDRIDMNAIIVGKALCLLKRSDFMERIPKNGDLLFNALQKLIQNKVSLTSPMSSMCSGGATVPMSPFHIKTEPISPLLHPLVFTSANTQTTSMHAPSIPRPCVPILPRTQSTILPPSCSNSINSNKSFSNTVSTVPGSILSPASSTVDTESASSDNGSVSDPEGHENDSRPTEPTNERFLPTTIKTEIQHSIQSAFQPLNNNTRPDSGTECRLLWEFIHQLLQNPMFSQLVCWESEKELIFRINNPTGLAHMWGKQKNRTNMTYEKLSRALRYYYRMNIIKKVSGKRLTYKFMQQPSTIQKGQRGAKPHNKCDIPLFSSSNRFQYSGLKDEPLEDKTQQKPPPLSPAINEIHHELENHRHLKRQSPTDISKPSGRNSTKYLQSKTLDIENYEHTAYQLGNGDMSNSNFKQLSPNFHIPSTSYEKSKASKLPPLMVRANVTNDVKYSPDVKLNLGVYGMHSPLSFHQNNKHHVINDSLKQQYFEGMTSPTFSRSQFNDDPQDEPEDLSFSPKKQRLDSESNSGKMSPSDEEQQHISKEEENNILPLLINYKKTAISTNS, via the exons cCAAACACCCCCAGCAATGGACAaaacatgaagtaggtgtatggCTCAAATGGTGCTCCGACGAATTTTGTATCGAGCCAATACCACCCGACAGAATAGACATGAATG caATTATTGTAGGTAAAGCGTTATGTTTGTTAAAGCGAAGTGACTTTATGGAAAGAATACCAAAGAATGGAGATCTCTTATTCAATGCTTTACAAAAACTCATTCAGAATAAAG TTAGCTTAACCAGTCCGATGTCTTCAATGTGCAGTGGTGGGGCTACTGTTCCTATGAGTCCATTTCATATCAAAACTG aaCCCATATCCCCGTTGTTGCATCCTTTAGTTTTTACATCAGCAAATACTCAGACGACATCTATGCACGCGCCAAGCATACCACGCCCATGTGTTCCAATATTACCTCGTACACAGTCAACGATTCTCCCGCCATCCTGTAGTAATTCTATCAATTCAAACAAGTCGTTCAGCAATACAGTGTCAACAGTGCCAGGTA GTATATTGAGTCCAGCTTCAAGTACTGTGGATACTGAGAGTGCCTCAAGTGATAATGGATCTGTATCAGACCCAGAAG GACATGAAAACGACAGTCGTCCAACAGAGCCGACTAACGAACGGTTTCTACCAACCACCATTAAAACAGAGATACAACATTCCATACAGTCGGCATTCCAGCCTCTTAATAATAACACAAGACCAGACTCAGGAACTG AATGTCGCTTGTTGTGGGAGTTCATTCATCAGTTACTGCAAAATCCTATGTTCAGTCAGTTAGTGTGTTGGGAAAGTGAAAAGGAACTTATATTTAGAATCAACAACCCTACAGGCCTAGCTCATATGTGGGGGAAACAAAAAAATAGGACAAATATGACGTATGAGAAATTGTCAAGAGCTTTGAGATATTATTACAGGATGAACATTATCAAGAAAGTATCTGGGAAACGCCTTACTTATAA ATTTATGCAACAACCATCAACGATACAAAAAGGACAACGAGGTGCTAAACCACATAACAAGTGTGATATACCTTTATTTTCGTCATCAAATCGATTCCAGTATTCGGGTCTAAAAGATGAGCCATTAGAAgataaaacacaacaaaaaccTCCTCCTCTTAGTCCTGCAATAAATGAGATTCATCATGAATTGGAAAATCACAGACATCTAAAGAGACAAAGCCCAACAGACATTTCAAAGCCTTCTGGTAGAAATTCTACAAAATATTTGCAATCAAAAACTCTTGATATTGAAAACTATGAACATACTGCTTATCAGTTAGGAAATGGAGACAtgtcaaattcaaattttaaacaattatcacCAAACTTTCATATTCCATCCACCTCCTATGAGAAAAGTAAGGCATCGAAACTACCACCGCTTATGGTCAGGGCGAATGTGACTAATGATGTTAAATATTCTCCGGATGTTAAACTCAATCTGGGTGTTTATGGGATGCATAGTCCATTAAGCTTTCATCAAAACAATAAACATCATGTAATTAATGATTCTTTAAAGCAACAATACTTTGAGGGAATGACTTCCCCAACTTTTTCAAGAAGTCAATTTAATGATGACCCTCAGGATGAACCAGAAGACCTGTCCTTTTCACCAAAGAAACAACGACTCGACTCGGAATCAAATTCCGGCAAAATGTCTCCTTCAGATGAAGAACAACAACATATTTCTAAAGAAGAAGAGAACAATATATTACCATtgttgattaattataaaaagacTGCTATCAGCACAAACAGCTGA